The following proteins are co-located in the Silene latifolia isolate original U9 population chromosome 1, ASM4854445v1, whole genome shotgun sequence genome:
- the LOC141592965 gene encoding protein phosphatase EYA: MTDHGGGEPETEKVERISENATDRKMIVYIWDMDETLILLKSLLDGTYAAAYGGLKDTQRAFDIGKMWEKLILDVCDNYFFYEQIENYNQPAIKALDQYDDGADLSNYDFAQDSLNPPVDDLNKRKLSYRHRVIDNKYKQGLHSILDQKTIDHWNELYEMTDTYTEGWLSSARTLLQHCSAQSESPTHAPAANDTELQCISILVTSGSLVPSLVKCLLFRLDSLITSENVYSAWDVGKLQCFSWISERFNGPNVQYCVIGDGWEECEAAEILRWPFVKIEPKPDGFHRFPGLTRQTIGYYLSVVYGKSDVESDDQLSTSTLNIGYT, encoded by the exons ATGACTGATCATGGAGGAGGTGAACCAGAGACGGAAAAAGTGGAGCGCATTTCTGAAAATGCTACTGATCGTAAAATGATTGTGTACATTTGGGATATGGATGAGACACTCATATTGCTCAAATCTTTGTTGGATGGGACATATGCAGCTGCATACGGAGGTTTGAAGGATACACAACGGGCCTTTGATATTGGGAAGATGTGGGAGAAATTGATTCTTGATGTTTGTGATAATTACTTCTTCTATGAACAA ATTGAGAATTACAACCAACCGGCTATTAAGGCCTTGGATCAATACGATGATGGGGCTGATCTATCAAATTATGATTTTGCGCAAGACAGCTTAAATCCTCCAGTGGATGATCTCAACAAAAGAAAGCTTTCATATCGTCATCGGGTTATAGATAACAAGTACAAACAG GGTTTGCATTCTATACTTGACCAGAAGACAATTGATCACTGGAATGAACTGTACGAGATGACGGACACTTACACTGAAGGATGGCTCTCTTCCG CACGAACCTTGCTGCAACATTGTTCAGCTCAGAGTGAATCCCCAACTCATGCTCCTGCAGCTAATGATACGGAACTCCAATGCAttagtatcttggtgacatctgGATCATTGGTACCAAGCCTAGTCAAATGCTTACTTTTTCGATTGGACAGCTTGATCACAAGTGAAAATG TGTACAGCGCATGGGATGTAGGGAAGCTTCAATGTTTTTCATGGATAAGCGAGCGTTTCAATGGGCCTAACGTACAGTACTGTGTGATTGGGGATGGCTGGGAAGAGTGTGAAGCTGCAGAAATCCTGAGATGGCCTTTTGTCAAAATCGAGCCCAAACCTGACGGTTTCCACAGGTTTCCGGGCCTCACTCGACAAACCATTGGTTACTATCTTTCTGTGGTGTATGGAAAGTCGGATGTCGAAAGCGATGACCAATTATCCACATCTACTCTGAACATTGGTTACACCTGA